The Alligator mississippiensis isolate rAllMis1 chromosome 11, rAllMis1, whole genome shotgun sequence genomic interval AGAcctagaaataaaacaaaaacaacaaactttTTACCCTTAAAACAGGGTCTCAGCCCCTGGAATCCAAGCATCTTTAATGATATCCTTCCCCGCTCCCCACCATAGCTGGCATATTACATAAAGTATTTCACTActgtggcagcaacagccagaGGCAAGTTGAATTGGGTCCTCCAGCAGCGAGATAAATGGAATGCATTTTTCAGGCGCACAAAGGTAAGGGGTACAAAAACATGTGCTGAGATTCTCTGCACAGGATGAAGATTGACCCTCCACAGAAGAACTGCCTGGGCCTTATTCAGCTCTTTTCTGCTTCCACAGCAATAATGGTATGTTTTATTTTTGAACTGTACTTAGCAACCCGAACTCTGAATACTACAGGGAGGAACACAGTAAGTGTGTCACTGGGAAAACTTTTATGATGCAGTAAATACCTTTCCTTGCTAAACAGCAAACCTGTGCATCAGGCAGTAGCACTGCTCAGGCACACACAAATTGGAAACAGGGTATCTGTAAGTGCCTAGAAATTAAAAAGGCTCATAAACCCCACCCCCAACGTGGACAAGTTCCTCTTGCAGGGTCAGTTATTCCACTGAGTGCACAGTGTGCTGACTCTATACCATGCTTTATGGTCAGCAAGGGGAATtctgctggctcctcccctccagCCTACTCCTTATTTTTAAGTGTCTGACTAGGAACTATGTACattgaaaattaattttcaaaaagcAACTGGAGCTGATGCAGTCCAaactgcacagccctggccattTTCTGATGACCTTTTGAATGTATAGGAGGTTTCTAAGAGGGACCGAGTGTGCCAGAGATTGTGACATCCTCACTTGGGCACGCAACTGAAGAGACTTAGGATAATTTCTGGAGGACAGGGCTttgtaaaaataataaacaacTGTGATCTATTGATCACAATGGTGCTGTGAATTAGCACCACAGTCTAAGAGATGGACCCCACAGTGCTGGCAAGCTCAGACTGTCATGCACATCTGCATGCTTCCAGGGTAACTGTATACCTACCCACTCGGCCAGAAGTCTGCTTGATGTCAGCAAGTCACAAATAAAGCAACTCACATCCCTCAGGCACCAACAAATCTGATACTATAACACATGAAGCAGCTGATATAAAATTAAACAGTGACTTGCCTGCCTCAGCGAATTTACTTTCATCAAAGACTTTGTTCTTCAGATCTTTAAACAAGTGAAAAGTATGGATCTTCACACCATCAATTTTGGGGAACAATAAAGCAAAGCCAGCTTCACCATCTTCAATTTCTTGAGGCCGATTCCCACGTGAGCCCATAGGAGTAGCTAATAATACAGACATGTAATGTAAGTAACTTGCTTATTTTGATATCTATGATCTTGCCTACATTGTGATATACCTAAAGAGAGAAACCAGATAAAATCAGCTTCTGGCATCCAGCAAGTTTTTTCTGCGAAATCCTGTTTTCAGAAATGACATATCTATTTGAAAATgcaatgtaatttttttccaaagagaTGAAGGCACTTAAAAGCCAAAGTCCTACTGATTTTCCACTAAACTCAGACCATCTCGCTTTGGAAAATGGGATTTATACTTATCCAAAAAATTCAAACTTAAACAGGTGCAGAGAAAGGCGAAGATAAGCAGGGGAATGGTTAGCTTATTTCCTGAGAAAAGACAAGGGCTTAGTTTGCTAGGTTCAACAAACCAAAAACTGAGAAGGGAGAGGCTTGTTTTCTATAAATACACAGAGAGAGATAAAAACAAGGAAGAGAAAAGACTAATTTAAGCTATAGGATAATGCCATAGGATATATAATGTGGGCATAATGACAAATGGATATTAACTGGGAATGAAGAGGGTTCATCTGGGAAAGAGGTTTCTAACCATGAAAGCAGCCTTCCAACTGGAGATATCAGGAAGAGAGTCATTAACTTTAAGATGAAGCTTAATCTGTTCCTGAgctggactgtggtgtagctgtcTGCAATAGCCACAACTGGTTACGGTGAGCAGAAGGTCCCCTTCAGTACTATGTTACTAAATAATTAGGAAAGAAACTTTCCATTTAAGCCCCCCTGCAGGGCGCAGGGGCTCAggttgtgtgggtatgtgtgcGCATTTACCCTGGACCTGAGCACATGCTGCCACTGGTGGGCCTTGTGGGGCCACAtgtccagcctggccctgagcaCATGTAGGTGCTACTGCTGGCcctcagcagggtgcagggctccagtccttggggaggggagcagccatATCCTTGAAGCTGCAGGAAAAGGGACTTCAGCTAGGAACTTGGTGCTAGCTCTAGGGTAGAGGGGGAAATCCACCAAACCCTTCCTGGAGCCACTCCAGTTCAGTCCTGGGGTAAGCACACTTCTTTTTGCTGGCTGCTcacagctgacagctgcctgacagatgactgggaagcaggaggaggcGTGTGCCCAGCAGGCAATCAGAGACGGCCCTCCACCCATCTGGCTCCCCTTGGCAGTCTCCGGCAAGTGTGCAGAAGCGTCCCCAAGTTGTTGGCCTCCACCAATGCAGGCAGCTTTTGTGCCCCCCGGCCCCTCCCCATGAAATGGTGAAATTGTGTTCACTCCCAAACTAATGTAGCCCACTTAGACAAACCTGTGTAATTTAGCATGAAtatgcctcaggctttctgaatgcctgtacctagctaTAAGTATATCGAAAGCAGGGCATTATCCAATTAGACATTACTTCTTACCTACAATTCCAGGGGTGACCAGCCCCAGAACTTGGCATCGTTTTGGCAATAGTTTCTCTAATGAAATTGCtgtttctttactatttctttttcttgctgtAAGAAAAGAAGGGGCAAACTGAGATACAGAAATGGTTAAAGTAATTGGCCCAGGGCCCCAGCCTCTGGACTCAGAGTCCTCTGCTCTACATAATAACAGAAAAGACTTTGAACAGGGATTAAACAGTGGCTTATAATCAACCCTGGGCTATTTAAACAAAGCAAGTCATCACTGGCTAGCTTTTTCAGCATGTGACAAATCTTATCAACTAAAACACATTACAAAACTACAGCGTGCGAAAGAGGTACAGTGAAATTCAATATCCTGAATAGGATGAGCTGTATTGACATGGATGCAAATCCAAGACGACAACTTCACTTATGTTTTACCTAGTGATTTACTTTCCTCTGATGCTAAAGCGAGGATGATACCATGTTACCCAATGTTTTCCTTTAGGCATTTGACTTTACTCTTGTACCAGACAAGGCTTTCTTAATACAGGGAGTACAGATGGATTTAGTATTTACCTTTCTTTTGTCCATGACAGTCTTCATGCCCACTGAAAGTCTCTGCATCTGCTATGTAGAGCACAGTTTGTGGTAGGACATGCACTTTCTGTAAAGTAGAAAAAACAGCATAAGAAAAACAGACTCTGCCACTTAACTGCAGGCTGTAGCACCTTGACTCATAAAGACAATTAACCCAGACTAGATGTATGAGAGGAAGATTCCCGAAAGCCAGTGATGAGAAAGTCCTGGCTATAACAAATTGACTTCTTTTCTAATCCTTTTCAAAGAACCTCAACACATTTTAGAGACATGAAACTGCACTACATTCCTAATCACACATTAGCTGTGTCACTGTTGACCAGGCACAGGAGTAGACAGTTCTGTACCTAGCTACCCATCTGTCACATGAAAGGCTAACTTGTTTTTCAGTCAACAAAAAAGCCTTTTATCCATCTACATTTACTTGTTCATCTACATTTTCAGATTAATGCTTAATCTGAATATCCATTGTTTGGAACCACAAATGCTTTATTCATTTGGTGGTCCACATTCTTCTACAGTCTGGGTAAGATGCTCCTGGTCTCCTTTCACTTAATAGCACTACAAAAGGCTAGAGAATGATTAATGCCtaagggcacatctgcacatgcactttaatgagcattaaagtgtcactaaaatgtgctatttagttaatgctcattaaaataggctaacgaACACTAAGCGCCactaaaaaccatgctctttagttaatgtgtattaagacaggctaatatgCGTTTTCCTcttacctcacaatggaggtactagatttagtgcgcattaactaaagagcattaATGCATGTGAAGACATGCTCACTATCACTAAATAAGGGCCAGAGATGAAATACTGAAGCTTATATTCAAACTGCTAGTATCCTGGAACCCCAGACTTACTTCAGAAAGCTTAGAAACTGGTCCCTGGCAAATGGATTTCCAAGATGTATTTAATAGTATTGCAGTCTTCAGTAGTGTGATCATGACATATGGTTAAAATACTCTCTCAAATTAAAGAACGTCAACAGATGGCCATGTTAAAAAATGAACTTTCCTTCCTATGTTGCTATCACTACCTTGTAGTACTACGAATAACTGGAAAGGGTCCAGCAGAgcacaacaaaaatgatcagaagCCTGGGAAACATGCCTTAAGAGAAAAAGCAGAAAGAACAaggattatttaatctggagaagagaagagaagacagagaggattcAGTAAGTCTTAAAATTCCTGAGGAGTGCTTACAAAAAGGACAGAGACCACAGGGGACTGAACGAGGAACAGTAGTCTTAAAATGCACCAAGGAAAATTTAgtttggacattaagaagaacagtTAGAACAGTCTTGCTCTGattaagtattggaacaggctacccagagatgcTGTATATTCTCCATTCCTGGGCATTTAAAAGCAGGTTAGGCAAATAGttgactaggatggtttagttggggatgcTCCTTCAGAGGattgactagatgacttcctaagggCCCTTTCAGCCctgttttctctgattctatgaagtcaaaacaaaatttaaaaccCAGTTAGAAAAGCCCCTGCTTCTTGCAACCTGGGTCAGGGTGTCTCTCTAGATACCAACTTATTGTGATTCGATTGAACTGTTGAAATCCACATGCTGCTAAGCCCCTTGGGTCTGGACAGTGCCTGGTTGCTGTTCTTTCCTTGGAATTTCTCAAGAATGCTCCCAATCGCAGACCTCATTTTGATGGTCCTCTTGGGCAGTGAAGCCAAACTGTGGAAAATACTAATGATTTTGATGACATAACATATCTTGGGTGTAAAATAAAACAGGCTTAGGGCCAAAATTATTATCAGGTACCCACTATTATTTACAAAATGAAAAAGACATATACAGAGCCAGCTCTATAGAAAGCAAACATTTCAGCAATGCCTTGGCGATCCACTCTTAAATAACTCTCATTTGAGATCATTTGCTTTTTTATATACTAATCCTTTTTAGTAACGCACTGAGCCAAAATAAGCCACACTTTCTCTCATTCTTACTATGTTGATAAGGGGCACATAGAATAATAAACATATTAATTTTTCTAAGCATTTTTTATTTCTCCTCCTTTTGACCATCTTTAAACTGTGGAAACCCACCCCCATAAAAGCCAGTGTTCTCATTATTCAAGGGAAGTTATAAAGTTCTTTGAAGCAgctaaaacattaaatatttgtattttatgcagaaaaaataactgttgaacttaaaaaaaaatcaccttgtaCACAGAATATAAATGATGAGAAAGCTACAGGTAATAATTAGAAAACATTTGACACTTTTCTAGTCATGCTCTACCAAATGAAGTTTAGTAACTAGCTGTGGCAGTCATATTTTCTGACTTCGCCAAGTCAGGTCCAAAGTCAGCACAGCTATGCTGGGAGACCTGTGAGCTGTATGATCAAAGAGTGTTTTTTAAAATTCCTTCTCCATGATATATCCAGATGAGTCTTGGGAGAGACAGATACACAAGGTCTGTTAAAAAAGTATAGAGACTGAATGTGTATGTGGATGAAGGGCATGGCTTCACTGAACATGTCTGGTAGGGGTGTACAaagtgggctgtattcgatttggatttggcccgatttgggggacagtgatttgattcattgattcggatcactgtcccaatttgattcggccaaatccaaatctgaagactcAACGCCGATTCGGAGactcagtgattcggccatagacacaatttaaatgttttttctatgtacctcaaggtaccaggcgcagctcacatacgctgagatagtggggcagatagagcatcccacaggagcgtggtgcccccccctccccccagtgtggTCAGTGGTGGAAccagaggtggaccagaagtacttccagtccacttctgggtctgctgccgagcgcacaGGGGATCCTGCCCCACGTCCCTCCGGCTCAGTGAttagctgtggagctgcccccacagacccaggaagCACTAGTCAGGGGTCCCCCGAGTGTtctgcagcaaacctggaagtggactggaagtgctcctggtccactcctgggtccaccgctgagcatgctggggacaatcccacactcctgtgggacgctccatccgccccaccacctcagcattcacaagccacctggtaccttggggtatgtagaaaaaacatttaaagttgtgtctatgtcccaaTCATCAAAGCtcgccgaatcaattcagagttccgatttgattcggagagattaaagggtcttctgattcgattcagaaattcagctgctgaattgggccgaatcgacTCAGCAACCGAAACTGTGCACAGCTCTaatgtctgggcatgttgggaCTCCTCTGGACAAGTTTGTAGCTTATGGTGTTTCCCCAGTTTtctgtggccagcagctgaagcaagaTAGTTTGCATCTCATGTCCCCTTTTGTTATGTCAGTGTTCAGAACACTTTCTATGCATTACATTTTGCATGAAAATCAGGAAAAGGGTAAGTGAAACATTTGAATTacttaaaatagcatttggtgATGACACTATGAGCCGTGCAAGAGTTTTCGAATGGTATCATTGGTTTAAAGAAGGACAATCATCGGTCGAAAGTGACGAGCGTTCCGGATGCCCTTCAACATCATGAAATGATGAAAATGTGGCAGCGGTTCACAGTTTGGTTTGATTGACTATCTGAGAGATAGCAGAAGATGGAATTTCTGTTGGTTCATGTCATTCAATTCTAACCAGTGATTTGGGAAGGAAATGACCAGAAAAACAACCAGAGAAGTGGAGGTCCAACTGATGCTTCACCACGACAATGCACCTGACCactcagcacagcttgtgaagcaATTTTTAGCCAAATACCATATCCTACAAGTGCCGCAACCTCCATATTCACCCGATACAGCCCCATGTgacctttttctcttccctcagctaaagaaaaccttgaaaggaaGATTTTGTGATGTGAAAACTATAAAACAAAATGCGACTGACCAGCTTTTAGTGATTCCACAAATTGCTTATCAGAGGTTTTTCCAACAATGGCAGAAACGTTGGGAGAAGCGTGTGGCTGCGGAAGGAGCATACTTCAAAGGAGATTAAGCCGAAACCCCTCTAAATTAAATCttttgtttcctacagcatcagtctCAATTCTTTTTGAACAGACCTCATATATATATGTTGAAACTTAAAAAGGCTATGGAAGGACTGAGAAATACATCAGCAGAAACAGGAGTCTGCTCAAAGATCTTGCCACAGTAGCTAGAAACTCAACCACGAGTATCAGTGTAATTGTGATATTTTCTCCTACCTCAAGTTCCTCTGCTAATGTGCGGACGAGCGAATGAGTGTCAGATGGACCAGGCTCAAGGGCGGATACCCAGGCTACGCTCTGCTGCGTTCTCAGTATTCTACGAGCGCATTCTCTCCATAACCGGCACACGCTGAAATACAAGGATTCCGCGTCACAACTACAAAAGGGAACTTTGGCATGTGTCAGTCCCCCACTGTTTTCCCTTTTGATTTGGAAATGCTTATCACACGCTGTCAGAAGTTACCCACACTCCTTTAAAGAAGTACTTGGAATGACTAAATTGGAACTGGGATTATTGTGGCTTGCcaccagggtggataaaaatcaacaattttaaattaaaataaaataaaataaattgatttttttaaatgtaaatcagtttttaaatgcttaaaaataatttagatagttttaatttaagatatgatAAAACTCAAAGATGtaatcatggaatagggattataacttctaattatatatacaatatttgagacaatatattcatgtaatcttttttaaagttttataaataggtcacaacaggccatggactatattaggggtcCAATCTTACACGGCTCCCGGAAACTCCTCTATAGAttgtaaagattaaagaaaaccactctacccaatgggactcagtgctcagtctaggagatcccattaagcatctctgtgatgcttagtttcagttctcaaacagtgtatttgtgtctccagagatcataggcagacaaagttctttgaggACAGGCAaaatcttttattacaccaactaaatagttggaaaaattgctctttgcaagcttcgggcacaaatgcccttcttcaggcatagggagagtttgtcatctccagagataacatccttgttaacagcagtacatGGAGATGaaagataacagacctgattacctacccatcacccctattgtctctctgcaagtttgcatACATGCAGTCAAGCcattacctttctctaaaagtgcaaagtttcaagaagttaaatgaatagaggatatCAAACAAagatgcactttttgtagaaaaacaatgatta includes:
- the FBXO22 gene encoding F-box only protein 22 isoform X5 — its product is METDTQGPFVLSNLAEVVERVLSFLPTKALLRAACVCRLWRECARRILRTQQSVAWVSALEPGPSDTHSLVRTLAEELEKVHVLPQTVLYIADAETFSGHEDCHGQKKARKRNSKETAISLEKLLPKRCQVLGLVTPGIVATPMGSRGNRPQEIEDGEAGFALLFPKIDGVKIHTFHLFKDLKNKVFDESKFAEAGLKNNPDLRVVLLFGYNSWRTGATRFLHQVINPLNEKSIILAGGHVENFTSLTSENFSSQKQILVLKICKTSGMHSKWYGLQT
- the FBXO22 gene encoding F-box only protein 22 isoform X2; translation: METDTQGPFVLSNLAEVVERVLSFLPTKALLRAACVCRLWRECARRILRTQQSVAWVSALEPGPSDTHSLVRTLAEELEKVHVLPQTVLYIADAETFSGHEDCHGQKKARKRNSKETAISLEKLLPKRCQVLGLVTPGIVATPMGSRGNRPQEIEDGEAGFALLFPKIDGVKIHTFHLFKDLKNKVFDESKFAEAGLKNNPDLRVVLLFGYNSWRTGATRFLHQVINPLNEKSIILAGGHVENFTSLTSENFSSQKQILVLKICKTSGMHSKWARFFPEVYSQRSSEI
- the FBXO22 gene encoding F-box only protein 22 isoform X4 — protein: METDTQGPFVLSNLAEVVERVLSFLPTKALLRAACVCRLWRECARRILRTQQSVAWVSALEPGPSDTHSLVRTLAEELEKVHVLPQTVLYIADAETFSGHEDCHGQKKARKRNSKETAISLEKLLPKRCQVLGLVTPGIVATPMGSRGNRPQEIEDGEAGFALLFPKIDGVKIHTFHLFKDLKNKVFDESKFAEAGLKNNPDLRVVLLFGYNSWRTGATRFLHQVINPLNEKSIILAGGHVENFTSLTSENFSSQKQILVLKICKTSGMHSKWKSTDYL
- the FBXO22 gene encoding F-box only protein 22 isoform X3 yields the protein METDTQGPFVLSNLAEVVERVLSFLPTKALLRAACVCRLWRECARRILRTQQSVAWVSALEPGPSDTHSLVRTLAEELEKVHVLPQTVLYIADAETFSGHEDCHGQKKARKRNSKETAISLEKLLPKRCQVLGLVTPGIVATPMGSRGNRPQEIEDGEAGFALLFPKIDGVKIHTFHLFKDLKNKVFDESKFAEAGLKNNPDLRVVLLFGYNSWRTGATRFLHQVINPLNEKSIILAGGHVENFTSLTSENFSSQKQILVLKICKTSGMHSKCFNTLKCFYLQKK